The DNA window AACCAtctctattttcattttaaacagcACAGGGTTTAAAATACCCTGTGTAGTCAAGCTGAGGAAATCCTTTGGTTTCCCCATTGAGGACTGGCATTTATCCATTTTGTTTCTGGTTAGTGTGATTGAGCTACAAGTTCAGACCTTAACTTGCAGAACCAACTCTCTCACAGCACTCAAACACAAATGGCACTTGGTTTTTGTGGTGGCTCCAATTCAGAGCTGGATTTTGatttcacctttctgaagcacTAGTTTTGATTCTGGACCCCTGGTCCAGCCCAGAAAGGATCCTAAAGCAGCTGACAGGTATTATTGTGATAAAAATGCTGTGTATCAATGATCCTTCCTGTGGTGTTTCTTCAGGTTCGCAAAATTCTAGACTTGGTTCAAAGCAAGGGAGAAGAAGTTTCGGAATATTTCGTCTATGTCCTGCAGAAAGTCACTGATGCTTACTATGAGCTTCAGCCTTGGCTGGATGAAATAGGGTACAAGCCTTCAGAGAATATTTGTAGTAAACCTGTGGTAAATACAGATCCAGGTAAGGCCATGCATCTCTATCCCTTCCCTTAGAAGTGCCCTGCTATGTAGGAAGCTCCAACCAAGTGACAGGAGAGTAAAAGTTtaggcaggcacagccagggaaaattaaaaggcaaaattaatTAGCCAAATTATAAGGCACACTGTATAACACAAGGGTGATTTTGATAAATTACATCCTGTTTTGTTAAACTTGGGCTCTTTCTGCATTTGGTTGTAGGTATGTAACACAATGGCAGAACCACCTTGTGCCAGCTGTAGTATTTTCTAGGCCTCTACTACAATTTATTAGCAACATTGTGATGTTTTGGCCATGGACTAGACAATATTTCATGATGAGGACAGTCAAGCAATGAggcaggttgcccagggaggctgtgcagTCTCCATGGGGGTTTTCAAGATCCAATTAGACAAAGCCCTGAGTAACCTCATCTGATGTCAGAAATTATCCCGTTCTCAGCAGGGGGTAGGACTAGACCTTctgaagtcccttccaaccagaATTATTGTCATCCTAAATGATGATTTTTAGCAACCCTAAAAATCAGACTTTAAGTatgcagaaattatttcctctaGAGAAGTTTTTCCATACTACCTAAATATAAGAATTACTTTGTCCTCATCTGAAGCAAAGTTTCTGTTGAAAACCACAGGCCAACGTTGTGCAATAACTGAGATTctcttgtggggtttttgtcatcttaaaaaaatctttgagaTGCCTGGTACTAGGTTTCTAAAATGCATGGCTTCTATTTGCAATAATATGAATGGCTAAAGAAGTTAGGAAAGAATAGCCACCTACCTGATACAACTGCAGTTAGTATATAAGTACAGTGAAATCAGTGACCAACAACTCCAACAAGCCTTTGCAGAGAGTTAAGCAGCCTTTGACAAAAGATCAGGGGTTTGGCTTTGAGTCTCAGCTGCAGGATAGTAATCCCTTAAACCAATGCAGCATCACTACTGGCTTTCAGGAAGTGGTGGCTCACATGTGACCTTTCTTTAGCACCTGAATTTCCCAAGTGGGTGATGATGGCAGCGCAAATAGAATTAATCTGCCAAAGAACCCTTTCCACATTAGAATTACTTTTGTTTATAATCCCCTCTGAGTTCCCAAAGAGGTGGGTCAGTGTATACATAGGTTTTTAAATAATAGTCTCTTTAATAATAGTCCACTGTCTTTTTAGTTAGCAGGTATTGCCAGAAACTCAGACATGAACTGGGACGGGACTCCAAGTTTTTTATGCTGTACGCTCAGAAGGAGGAGATGCTGCTTGAAGAAATCTACTCCAACAGTATTATGGAGCTGGTCAGTTTTACCAATGAGAGTCTTGGCCAGGTGGGACAATTAGAAGCCCTTTTTGATGATGCAGTTGGGCTAATTAATGAAGATGGAGAGACTGTTTATGTCTACGGTGATGCAGGAATTGGAAAGTCCATCTTGCTGCAAAAGATACAAAGCCTTTGGGCCAGGAAGGAGTTGGACATAGGGGCcaagtttttcttctgttttcgGTGTAGAATGTTTAGCTGCTTCAAGGAAGATGAAGCCATATGTTTGAAAGACCTGCTCTTCAAATATAATTGCTACCCAGACCAGGACCCCGCAGAAGTGTTCCATCACATCTTGCAGTTCCCTCATACAGTTCTTTTCacttttgatggctttgatgAGATCTATTCCAGCTTTGATCTCAGCAGCGTACCTGAGGTATGCTCACCCAATGAACCCATCCACCCCCTGGCACTGCTCGTAAGCCTTCTCAGAGGAAAGCTTCTTAAGGGATCCAAGAAAATTCTTACTGCCAGGACAGGAACTGAGATCCAAAAAAACATCATTAGGAAGAAGGTGTTGCTCCGTGGTTTCTCCAGGAATAACCTGAAGGAATACACAGCTATGTTTTTCAAAGATGAGCAGCGACGAGCACTGGTGTCAAACCAGTTGGAAGCTAACCCAAATCTCTGCAGTTTGTGTTCAGTGCCTTTATTTTGCTGGATTATCTTTAAATGCTTTGAGCACTTCCACTCCAGCCAGTGGTTTGATGGCCACGAGCTCCCAGACAGTTCTGTTACATTAACAGATGTATTTCTGCTCATGATTGAAGTACACCTGAACCGAGCAGTGAAAACAAGTTTGCTGAAGGGCAATATCAGGAGCCAAGCAGAGATGTTCAAGTCAAGAAAGGAAAGTCTTCTAGCTTTGGGTAAAATGGCATACAAAGGGATGGAGAACTCTTCCTTTATCTTTGAGCAGGAGGAAGTCTCATCGGCAAATATCTCTGAAGAAGATTTGCAATTGGGCTTTCTCAGGACAGTTAAAGGTTACAGTGGCTGTGACAGTCAGGCCACTTATGAGTTCTTGCACTTAACCCTTCAGTcttttttcacagctttatTTTTGGTTATGGAGGAGAAGGTAGGTACCAAGGAGTTACTTGAGTTTTTCAGTGAATGTTCTTCCATGGAGACTGCCCAGCCTACTTGCCTTCGTATCCCCTGGCTGAAGAAACAACTAGCAGGGGAGGATCCTTTCCAAAATAAAGAACACTTTAATTTTACCAACATGTTTCTTTGTGGCCTGCTTTCTGGACCCAGGCAGAAGCTCTTCAGACATTTAGTTTCACCTGCGGTCAttaagaggaagagaaaaacactCATCACATACCTTGGGGAGAGCATGAAATCCCGCCTGAAAGGCTACACTCGGTCCAGGCTGAAAAGCTACAACCAGGTGCAGGTGCAGCCCAACTTTGTGTGGATGCTGAGGTGCCTGTACGAGACGCAGAGTGAGAAGGTGGGGAGGATGGCAGCCCGCCGCATGCACGCCAACTACATCAAGCTGGCCTACTGCAACGCCTGCTCTGCCGACTGCAGcgccatttccttccttctgcaccacTTCCGAAAGCGCCTGGCTCTGGATCTGGACAACAACAACATCAATGACTATGGAATTAAGCAGCTGCAACCTTGTTTCAGCAAGCTTGCAGTCATCAGGTAGGGGTCTCTGTATGTAAGCAGGTTGTTATGTATTCTTCGTTTATTCCACAAACCGGTGGGCTGAAGGAATTGATCTCGCAAgtggaaaaagaggaggatcAGTGCTGCTGCAAATTAATGTTTCAGATCTTCTGAAATCTTTGTTCATTTAGACATAGGAGCAGAGATAAGCTGTGGATTTGGAAACCAAAATGGAAAGGGTGGAAAGAAGTTCTTAGAAGCACAGACTGTTTAAACCAGTACATTTAGTTAGCTCCATCTCAAATTGTTTTGTCTCAGAAGAGAATTTTTATGAGAGAAGGTGcttaaaggaaaaaggaaacaaaacaatcttCCATTATCTGAAGATTGCCTGAGGCCATCTCTGCCCTTGATCATAAGGGGTAAGGGAGGACCTCCTAATCACAATAACCCTTGATCAGAAGCTCTGAATTTCTTGCTTTTGCATCTTGTCCAAATGTCTGGCTTTCGTAGGACAAAAACTATCATATACATCCATGAATGAATGTAGTTGATGCCTTCAGATGTGGTGTTTCCCCTGAGGTGTTGTGAAGGGAGGACATGGCTTTGTGTGAACAGGGAGAACTAACTCCACCTCTGACATCACAGGCCAGATTGTTTCACCTCCAGCCATTTGAGGTTGTACCATGTAGATATATCTTATTTGTCCAAACATTTAGGTGCAGTAAATCAGGATCTC is part of the Ammospiza nelsoni isolate bAmmNel1 chromosome 1, bAmmNel1.pri, whole genome shotgun sequence genome and encodes:
- the NOD1 gene encoding nucleotide-binding oligomerization domain-containing protein 1: MEGQLRGNVDISVKKPAETSPLSFIALLKVHRELLVSRIRNTQCLIDNLIKNDYFSTEDAEIVVQFPTQPDKVRKILDLVQSKGEEVSEYFVYVLQKVTDAYYELQPWLDEIGYKPSENICSKPVVNTDPVSRYCQKLRHELGRDSKFFMLYAQKEEMLLEEIYSNSIMELVSFTNESLGQVGQLEALFDDAVGLINEDGETVYVYGDAGIGKSILLQKIQSLWARKELDIGAKFFFCFRCRMFSCFKEDEAICLKDLLFKYNCYPDQDPAEVFHHILQFPHTVLFTFDGFDEIYSSFDLSSVPEVCSPNEPIHPLALLVSLLRGKLLKGSKKILTARTGTEIQKNIIRKKVLLRGFSRNNLKEYTAMFFKDEQRRALVSNQLEANPNLCSLCSVPLFCWIIFKCFEHFHSSQWFDGHELPDSSVTLTDVFLLMIEVHLNRAVKTSLLKGNIRSQAEMFKSRKESLLALGKMAYKGMENSSFIFEQEEVSSANISEEDLQLGFLRTVKGYSGCDSQATYEFLHLTLQSFFTALFLVMEEKVGTKELLEFFSECSSMETAQPTCLRIPWLKKQLAGEDPFQNKEHFNFTNMFLCGLLSGPRQKLFRHLVSPAVIKRKRKTLITYLGESMKSRLKGYTRSRLKSYNQVQVQPNFVWMLRCLYETQSEKVGRMAARRMHANYIKLAYCNACSADCSAISFLLHHFRKRLALDLDNNNINDYGIKQLQPCFSKLAVIRLSVNQVTDHGVKILYEELSKYQIVSFLGLYNNQITDVGAKYVAKLIEECSSLEYVKIGANKITSEGGKCLAQAIQKSKTMFEIGMWGNQVGDEGAKAFAEALRNHPRLTNVSLAFNGITTEGGKSIAEAMQHNNSVRIFWLTKNELDDEAAMSFAEMLKVNKKLVHLWLIQNQITAKGVKCLSEALKDNTTIQEICLNGNLISQEEAKAFENEERIICF